In Candidatus Defluviibacterium haderslevense, the following are encoded in one genomic region:
- a CDS encoding class I SAM-dependent methyltransferase has translation MKFFIIKLNAILKGFTILFRPHVLFGFLQKPLLFLSNTLALSKWAATQHSKIPFNDFFTLTRNYNKRLQLFEYIASSKSLTDVNLCYIELGVFEGHSFKWWASHLKNADTRLFGFDTFEGLPEQWGMYYDKGEMHAVIPELNDSRVAFYKGLFQDTLPVFIEQHKSELSKQKIIHFDADLFSSTLYSMAMLYPYLKKGDILLFDEFNVPNHEFFAFKMIQDSFYLKTQLIGAVNNYYQVAFEII, from the coding sequence ATGAAATTTTTTATTATCAAATTAAATGCGATACTCAAAGGATTCACCATTCTTTTTCGACCACATGTTTTGTTTGGATTTTTACAAAAACCACTATTGTTTTTATCAAATACCTTAGCTCTTTCTAAATGGGCGGCTACTCAACATTCAAAAATTCCTTTTAATGACTTTTTTACTTTAACAAGAAATTACAACAAACGCCTTCAATTATTTGAATACATTGCTAGCTCAAAATCCTTAACAGATGTTAATCTGTGTTATATTGAATTGGGCGTGTTTGAAGGTCATTCATTTAAATGGTGGGCCAGTCATTTAAAAAACGCAGATACCCGTCTATTTGGATTTGATACTTTTGAAGGCTTACCGGAACAATGGGGAATGTATTATGATAAAGGAGAAATGCATGCTGTTATCCCTGAATTAAATGATTCCAGAGTTGCTTTTTATAAAGGTCTATTTCAGGATACCTTACCTGTATTTATAGAACAACATAAGTCGGAATTAAGCAAACAAAAAATCATTCATTTTGATGCCGATTTATTTAGCTCAACACTGTATTCCATGGCTATGTTATATCCCTATTTAAAAAAAGGGGATATACTTCTATTTGATGAATTTAATGTTCCGAATCATGAATTTTTTGCTTTTAAAATGATTCAGGATAGTTTTTATTTGAAGACCCAATTAATTGGAGCTGTAAATAATTATTATCAAGTTGCATTTGAAATTATATAA